Below is a window of Rhodamnia argentea isolate NSW1041297 chromosome 11, ASM2092103v1, whole genome shotgun sequence DNA.
TGGAGAAAGATACTCAAAGCTAAGTCTCTTTTGAAACCTCGTGTTAATTGTTAAGCACTTGGTCTGGAAATGGGGAAAAACACTTCATTTGAGGCATGATAGCTGGCATTCTTATCTGAAGTTTTATCTTCCAAGGGCCATCCATGATTCCTCCTTGCCTCTCCATGCCAAGGTGTCTTCAGTAATACGTGGTGATGAGTGGACGTGGCCTGCTGCTCACTTAATCTTCAAGGATGGATCTATAATCGCATCAAAGTACAATCGGCGGCCGATCATTGAATCTTGCATCAtcatcggtgatgagcacacaccTAAAAATCTCTCTTCAGTAGTTACGGCTTTGCCAAAAAATGGTGCGCGCTTAGATTCGATGTGCCCGGCACTATCACCGTGCAAACATAACAACAATCTCAATAGGTTGAGAGAGCGTGAAAAAAACGCCTTGCAAATTCCAGATCTATTTCTAAATCGGAATAGAAGAGTACCCAAATTTAAATTTAACTCTAGATTGGGAGAGAGTAATCGCAAATTGATATCTGTCGGTCACAAAGTCACTATCATATAAGCCGATTTacagagaaaaagaagggagGTGGCgggaagagggagagaaatCCTAGGCAGAAAAGTTGGCGGCAGAAACTGGAAGCTTGCTAAAAGCGTCTTCTCTGGCCTATTTTGGGATGTTCATCTTTTGGATGATGATGCATTTGTATGGGTCTGATCTTCCCTTTCTTgtccgcaaaaaaaaaagaaaaaagaaatggacatACAAATCACAGCcttactttctttattattacTTATTTTGCGTTCAGATTCTATGAAGGAACACTAGGAAAAGTTTAAAGGCTACATTTCAGATTTGATAGCAGCAACGAGCTGGTCATAAGCTTCCCCCCAAGCACTCTTCATTTCCGGGCACCACATCTCCGGAACCGCTTCTTTTATGGTCTCCATCAGTGCATATTTCGTCACCTGCCTCAATTTGACATACATGGTCATGGTCACAACAGCAGCTTCTCCCAAGTTATGCCAACAGCACTTGATGCAAATTTTGAACAAGACCCCGAAAAATCGACACCAGCAAAAGGGGTTAATCATATGAGTGCGCGTTCGCGTTACTGTACCTCGAAATGTTCGTCGGCCACGCCGCTTTCGTGGTGGACGGAGCCCAGTTTCTTCAGGCTCGACTCTCTCACCGTGACTTTGCCCGCTTTCCGGAGCTGCGCCGCTGATTCACAGGTCTAGTAGCAAAAAGAGTGCCAAAGGGGAGTTGATTGATCAGGAGAAGAACCGTGTGATATAAAATTGGACGAGGCATCATTGAATGGAAGTAATGAACGCAAAAGATCAAACCAATAGTCATGAGGATGATAAGGTTGAGGTGGGCTTTGGTTTTACCATAATGAAAACAGACATGGCATGGGTCTTGAGCTTAGGATTCTGTTCGAGGGGAACATTTGAGTCCCTCAGGAATGGGAACACCTTCCGGGCTGATGGGGCAATCTCAAATATCCTGCACATGAAGTAACCAATCATTTTCTTCCTCTACATTCAGATCACACAACATGAATGAACATTGATGGAAAATTTACAAATCGTTCGAGTTTGTCGCACACGGACAGAGACGAAGATGGGCTTACTTCAAGAAGAATTTGAGACCCAGTTCTGCCGCATTCTTCTTCATCACACTCCATGACTTCACCACCAAAGCTTCCTGCTCTTCTGTGAAAACTCTTCCTTCCATTTGGttctttttacttctcttttttgCCTATGGAAAGTGGGTTTTTTGAGAAACTGAGCAAATAGTACTCCTAATCAAGAGGTTGGATTTGAAATGGTTTAGGTTTGCTGAAGCAATCTTGGAATGAACTGTGGGTTTTTATGGGGTGAGGCCATGAGCATGGAGAGTGGCTCTTCATGGCACTGAGAAGCCATGCTCAATCCAATTTGTGTCAAACTTGGATTCAATTTCTTTCCTTTGGCTGATAATGTTTGAGATTGAGCCGTCACATGCAAGAAAACCAGGGGCTGTCCGCTGTCCAAAGGGTACACAGTTTTGAGGTTTTGACCAAGTGATAGGCCATGGTTGACAGTTTTAACTTCTGATCTTTTTGTGTTGATAATACTGATAAAGGAGGCctctttccttttattgttTCTAATTATGTTTCCCTTAGAATGAACAAACTCAATGTCGGAGTATAAAGAAAATGACTCCAACCTAGAAGAGCAAAATCACTTTGGGAATCAATTTTCTGTCTCGCGGCTACGTGGTATGCTTCGTTTTCGTGCACCAGGCTAAGTTTTATCTTCAACCGAACCAAAGACACGTTCACAAAGGACTAGAAAATACTTGATGTACCTTTTTCAGTCATACAATAGCTCGAGAAATTGAGTCAAGTAACCACCGAATTTGTGATCTCGTGAGTCTTGAGAGCTCATGCCCTTGATCGCCATATCAAACGCAGCTCAATCATGGTTTAAATTGGACTTTTCTGAGACTCGAGATCGAGTAAAGCCTTGTACTAGAAGCCTAAGACTCATTCAGGAGTGCCGCGTCTTCTCCAGACAAATACAAACCATCTTTTTTCTAATTAGATGACTGATTCTTAGTTTCTGGTTTGATTAATTAGAAGGTTGGGGTCCAATAATTGAGCACAAAACATTGAGACAGCCGCCATGCCCTCGGTAGAAGCAACATTCACTTTACCCATGATCTGTTTTCTTCTATGTAAGCACTTAAAGTTATGATTGATTGGACCGAATATAAGCCATCCGGATTCCCGCATCTGCTCTcaaacttgaatttttctaCTGCAAAGATCAACGTTGGATGATCGGTGGGTCTTTGTCATCAGGTCTCGTCCCATGTTTTGGACAGAGGTACGGTTGTTTGTTCCTACTGTCTTGCTGCTATTCATTCTGGTTCACTAATCAAGTCTTATTACCTTCATTAGAACCATGGAATTTGTCAAATGTAGCACGAACTTGAGAAGGGAAGAATTCGGGCGATCACTGATTAAACTGTACaatcacaaaaaagagaagCAGCATTATGCAGGATCATTGAAGACAACTTCATACATTACTGTCACATCTCCTCGAGATTCAGCAGAACTCTCTCGTAGTGGGTGGGGTGGGTAACTATCAGGTAGAAATCTGAGGCTTCATTTCGCTCTTGATCGCGGCTGCCAACTGATCGTAAGCTTCTCCCCATGCACTCTTCATCTCGGGTGACCACATCTCCGGCACCGCCTCTTTGATGATTTCCAACAATGCAAACTTCACAACCTGCAAAATGCAAAGCACCATGTTAAACATTGCTCCATGAGTGCATGAACGATGGAAAAACAATCTTTATCTTTTGAGTTCACTGGATTATACAACACCCCTTTTTGCCTTAGGATCCTTCACATGAGTACCTTCATCGAATAAAAACTACACAAGACAGATACAAATGATTGGAATCTTACCTCGAAATGTTCGTCCACCACATTGTATTGGAAATGAGTAGCACCCAAGTCTTTTAAATTGGACTCTCTCACGGTAGCTTTTCCGGCTTTACGAAGTTGTATGGCCGATTCACAAGTCTGTCGAGCAGCATGAACGACCATATCAGAATAACTGAAGCTTGAACGAATGCCGAAAAGAGCATTCAAATTTGGGATCATCCCTAACAAAATGATCAGTGGGTGAAAAACTGAACTCTGACCATAACAAATACGGTCATGGCATGGGCCTTGAGCTTCGGGTTTTGCTCCGGAGGAACATCTGAATCTCTCAGGAACGAAAATAGCTTCTTGGCTGACGGTGCAATCTCAAAGACTCTGCTCAATTCATGTGAAATCAAACCACATTATGGTCGATCCTTATTTAAACACAACTTTGTGAGAATATTTGTGATGTGCTAAAGAAATGAAGCTGTCATGCTTAGCAGCTGTGGTCATCACCTGAGGAAGAACTTGAGGCCCAGTTCAGCACCATTCTTCTTCATTGAATTCCATGACTTTAGGACTAGAGCTTCCTGTTCCTCTGTGAAGGCTCTAACTTCCCACTTTTTAATCCTCTCCACACCTTTTACAGGTGAAGATATACTCTCAAAGGCCGGGAGTATAAAATGACATCTGCATAGAAGATAACAGAGCTCATTTTCCTTACCTCTAAGCGGCTGCGAATTTCGACATCTGAGCCTGCCCAACCATCCATCTCTTTTGATACATGAAAGCTCGTTGGACTGACCCTGATGCACGAGTCTTGACCCAGATTTGGGCATTGGAATAGTCCCACATGCAAAGGCAGGAACTTCAGTTCCTACAGCACGAAACATAGTTCGCTTAAGCAGAGGGAGAGGTACGCATGAGAAATAATCAAGCCAGaagcagaaaaaagaagacAGCTAAGGAGACAATACCATGAGAGACGTGAGGCTTGATGTCCATGGGATTCATGGTTTCTGGTTGGTGATCTGTTGATCAGAGAGACTGGAGAACTGAACTGAAGGTGAGCTGATTGTCAAATGTTTTTTATTGAGAAGACCGAACCGCCCTCGCTATATGAGGCTGAATGTATCTTCACCAGTTGGGTTCTCCCTGAGAAACTGGAGAAGTGGCTTGCCCTTACGAGACTGCCTAAAGCCCGCCCTTTCGAGCTTGGGAAGAGCCAAATTGCACGGTTTAACTTTTGCGAGCGACCGCCAGAGATCCCCTTTTTCCccacttaaaaaataaaataaataaaaatatattacaatATTATGTCACCGGCCGGctggtgtccacgtcaacatcggccggtcaaaattcatcaaatggactgaattgacataattacaaaagatttaggactcaattggccaaaaaaaaaatgtagaactgaagtggcacaattacaatagatttatgacttttttataattttcccatcAGCTGATGGTTGGAGTTTTCATATGTTGTTATCTTCCCGGATCACAACATGGCCCTTACATACTATTACTGACGGTAACTAAAAATCACCACCTGAACCTCGGGGTTCAAACACAGGATAAAAGGCGGTCgcactggagagagagagaggctaatGGAAGCTAGAGAATTTGCGAGTCAGGCAACAGATCAAATTATCAGGCCAAAAGAACACACACGTAACAGACCAACTAGaatcaaattgaagaaaataataTGGAAATTGGACAAAATCGCGCAGCATTATGCCATTATCGATCTGACTTGTGTCACATACAATAAAGATGTACAGGACGATGCGATAAAACCAAAACTAACCACAACCGTAGTTTACATCAGATGTCGCAACAACAGACTCAAATGGAACTTCAACTCTCTCCTTAACAAGGCATCTAGGCTGCCCGTTCTCCACGACTAATACTTTTCCGGGAGGACACTGAACACCTCGTTCGCTACTGCTAACTACTTGTCTCAAAAACAGACCCAGATGCTTTAAGGGGCCATTGCTTGTCTCAGACTTAGCACCAAAACCAGCCAAGCTCAGTATTGATATCATACCAACAAGAGTAGCCACCGTCTTGGCTGCTGAACCAATGAAATGACCCAGTCGAAGGCCCTGGTTTCTTGACCCGCTTTGCCCCTGATTCTTGTCAATCTCATTCATATTCTTCTTTAATTCGTTTGTCAGATCGGAAGAGATCATCCCATTTCGGACAGACTTGCGTGGGGAAAAGCTTGAAAGATGAAGTGGAGGGCGGCTAGGATATGGTGGAAGCAGGAGGTCGTTGTTGTGCTGCACCGTCTCTCCAGCAAAAGCAGAGGCCTCTTGAATCACTTCCAATTCTTCCCCTTTGTACTCCTTGAGCTTATCAAGAAGCATCTTACGGCTGTATTCGATCTCAGCAAGGGCCGCTTCCCTCTCATACCGGTGGTTTTGTTGCATATCCTGGCCATTAAAATCAATCTTTTCAGGTAATATAAATTACAGAGCTACCCCAATTTATTGCACGAGTATATATGACCATTGAAACACAGAGGATCGCTCGAAGAACACACAGACTAGACCACTGAGAGGT
It encodes the following:
- the LOC125312460 gene encoding hemoglobin-2 translates to MEGRVFTEEQEALVVKSWSVMKKNAAELGLKFFLKIFEIAPSARKVFPFLRDSNVPLEQNPKLKTHAMSVFIMTCESAAQLRKAGKVTVRESSLKKLGSVHHESGVADEHFEVTKYALMETIKEAVPEMWCPEMKSAWGEAYDQLVAAIKSEM
- the LOC115735807 gene encoding non-symbiotic hemoglobin 1 produces the protein MNPMDIKPHVSHGTEVPAFACGTIPMPKSGSRLVHQGQSNELSCIKRDGWLGRLRCRNSQPLRGVERIKKWEVRAFTEEQEALVLKSWNSMKKNGAELGLKFFLRVFEIAPSAKKLFSFLRDSDVPPEQNPKLKAHAMTVFVMTCESAIQLRKAGKATVRESNLKDLGATHFQYNVVDEHFEVVKFALLEIIKEAVPEMWSPEMKSAWGEAYDQLAAAIKSEMKPQIST
- the LOC115735804 gene encoding plastid division protein PDV2, translated to MEEEGIGLVLARATELRLKISNCVHKATSSAAPPPDEKQEDGEVNEAEEGEEAERLFNICDALEALESQLSSLQDMQQNHRYEREAALAEIEYSRKMLLDKLKEYKGEELEVIQEASAFAGETVQHNNDLLLPPYPSRPPLHLSSFSPRKSVRNGMISSDLTNELKKNMNEIDKNQGQSGSRNQGLRLGHFIGSAAKTVATLVGMISILSLAGFGAKSETSNGPLKHLGLFLRQVVSSSERGVQCPPGKVLVVENGQPRCLVKERVEVPFESVVATSDVNYGCG